The Flavobacteriaceae bacterium 3519-10 genome includes a window with the following:
- a CDS encoding Adenine phosphoribosyltransferase — translation MTNQKLIRELENTIENIPDFPKPGIQFKDITPIFLKPDLYEDIIEDLANFSRGKIDAVCGIESRGYLFGIAIAVALKVPFILIRKAGKLPPPFVGEKYDLEYGSAEIEMRTGQIKPGQRILIHDDLLATGGTTEAAAKLVNKQGAVVSQFSFLIGLKALEGEERLRQFDAEIYKTLEY, via the coding sequence ATGACCAACCAGAAACTTATCCGCGAGTTAGAAAATACCATTGAGAATATTCCTGATTTTCCCAAACCTGGAATTCAGTTTAAAGATATCACACCTATTTTTCTTAAGCCGGATTTATACGAAGACATCATTGAAGACCTTGCAAATTTCAGCCGGGGTAAGATAGATGCAGTTTGTGGGATCGAAAGCCGTGGCTACCTGTTCGGAATCGCGATCGCAGTGGCGCTGAAGGTACCGTTTATCCTGATTCGCAAAGCCGGCAAACTTCCGCCGCCGTTTGTAGGTGAAAAATACGACCTAGAGTATGGATCAGCGGAGATCGAAATGCGTACAGGCCAAATCAAACCCGGGCAGCGCATCCTGATTCATGATGATCTTCTAGCCACCGGAGGAACTACTGAAGCCGCTGCAAAGCTTGTGAATAAACAAGGTGCGGTAGTGTCACAGTTCAGTTTTCTTATCGGATTGAAAGCGCTTGAAGGTGAGGAACGCTTGCGACAGTTTGATGCGGAAATCTACAAAACCCTTGAATATTAA
- a CDS encoding OprM-like outer membrane efflux protein: MVQCFKIKKKMKHQFKLYKLIWTLTAFVVLSSCMARQKYERPAEVLNENLFRTDMLDQDSTTIATVTWREIFTDPLLQQYIQKGLDNNLDIRIALQNIAVADAYLKQSKAAYQPTVSVGPSYTFQTQSLNTQLGQLGGGQRRYLDIFDLSGDISWDADIWGRMKAEERARAAEYFGSVATHQAVKSDLVAAIASAYYQLLTFDEQKRIINETITLRNKNLETTRALKEAGTVTEVAVQQSEALVFNAESLLIDIDTQIELLENAMSYLLAVPSQKIARTTLDQQKMPESYKLGFSANLLANRPDVMAAEYNLISAFELTNAAKAQFYPSLRISGSGGLQSLAIDDLFSANSLFANVVGGLVQPVLNKRQIRTNYEVSLANKERAYLNFRKTLLTAGREVSDALKVYESQDRFIELKRSELTAYRKSVEFSQELVNYGMANYLEVLNASVNSLNAELNISNAEYNKMRAGVELYQSLGGGWR; this comes from the coding sequence GTGGTGCAATGCTTTAAGATTAAGAAAAAAATGAAACATCAATTTAAACTATACAAGCTCATCTGGACGCTCACTGCTTTCGTGGTTCTGTCTTCCTGTATGGCGCGTCAGAAATACGAAAGGCCGGCCGAAGTGCTCAATGAGAACCTTTTTCGCACGGATATGCTTGATCAGGATTCCACGACCATTGCCACTGTGACCTGGCGCGAAATCTTCACCGATCCGTTGCTGCAACAATATATTCAGAAAGGTTTAGATAATAACCTCGACATCCGTATCGCTCTGCAGAATATCGCCGTAGCTGATGCTTACCTGAAACAGAGCAAAGCAGCTTATCAGCCAACGGTTTCTGTCGGGCCGTCATATACTTTCCAAACCCAATCGCTCAACACACAGTTAGGGCAACTCGGTGGCGGGCAACGGCGTTATCTGGATATCTTTGACCTTAGTGGCGATATCTCGTGGGATGCTGATATCTGGGGCCGTATGAAAGCCGAAGAAAGAGCGCGCGCCGCAGAATACTTTGGCTCGGTTGCCACACATCAGGCCGTTAAAAGCGACCTGGTGGCTGCAATTGCCTCGGCTTATTACCAGTTGCTGACCTTCGATGAGCAGAAAAGAATTATCAATGAGACCATTACATTAAGAAATAAAAACCTCGAAACTACACGCGCCCTAAAGGAAGCCGGAACTGTTACCGAAGTGGCTGTTCAGCAGAGTGAAGCGTTGGTCTTCAATGCGGAATCTTTGTTGATCGATATTGATACTCAGATTGAATTGCTTGAAAACGCGATGAGCTACCTGCTCGCGGTGCCGTCCCAAAAGATAGCGCGCACCACGCTGGATCAACAAAAAATGCCTGAGAGTTATAAACTGGGTTTTTCAGCAAATCTACTTGCGAACCGACCCGATGTTATGGCTGCGGAATATAATTTAATTTCCGCCTTCGAACTTACAAATGCCGCAAAAGCACAATTCTACCCAAGTCTTAGAATTAGCGGCAGCGGCGGTTTGCAAAGTTTAGCCATCGACGATCTGTTCAGTGCAAATTCGCTTTTCGCCAACGTGGTAGGCGGTTTGGTGCAGCCGGTTTTAAACAAAAGACAAATCCGCACGAATTACGAAGTAAGCCTTGCCAATAAAGAAAGAGCTTATTTGAATTTCAGAAAGACGCTTCTCACAGCCGGCCGGGAAGTTTCGGATGCACTCAAAGTGTACGAATCTCAGGACCGTTTTATCGAACTTAAACGAAGCGAACTTACAGCGTACCGGAAGTCGGTCGAATTTTCTCAGGAACTTGTAAATTACGGCATGGCGAACTACCTCGAAGTGCTTAATGCTTCAGTAAATTCCCTTAATGCGGAGTTAAATATTTCTAACGCAGAATACAATAAAATGCGCGCGGGCGTGGAACTCTACCAGTCACTCGGAGGAGGATGGAGATAA
- a CDS encoding putative glycosyl transferase — MKNAIIIPCYNEAARLPTAGYINFLESEKSCTLVFVNDGSTDDTIGVLNALKTDFPANVLVIDLRFNLGKAGAVRAGMNECLAGGISYDRLGYLDADLATSLEEWLAISEKVTDDVIFAFGARISKIDNFISRKKYRHYAGRVIATFISEALKFPVYDTQCGCKVFRKDVAEAVFKDAFISRWLFDVEIFFRLRNTFGAAEMRRICREVPLERWHDVAESKVKFTYFFRLWIDLLLIAKKYRNAKN, encoded by the coding sequence GTGAAGAACGCGATCATTATTCCATGTTACAATGAAGCGGCCCGGCTACCCACAGCTGGGTATATCAATTTTCTTGAATCCGAAAAAAGCTGTACGCTGGTTTTCGTGAATGACGGTTCCACCGACGATACAATCGGCGTTCTGAACGCATTAAAGACTGACTTCCCTGCCAATGTTCTTGTAATTGATCTCAGGTTCAACCTAGGCAAAGCCGGAGCTGTACGCGCAGGGATGAACGAGTGTCTCGCCGGCGGTATCAGCTATGATAGGCTTGGCTATCTCGATGCAGATCTTGCCACATCACTCGAAGAATGGCTGGCCATATCTGAAAAAGTTACGGATGATGTGATCTTTGCTTTCGGTGCGCGGATTTCTAAAATCGACAATTTTATTTCGAGGAAAAAATACCGCCATTACGCGGGACGTGTTATCGCGACCTTTATTTCGGAAGCGCTGAAATTTCCGGTGTATGATACCCAATGTGGCTGCAAGGTTTTCCGAAAAGATGTGGCCGAAGCTGTCTTTAAAGATGCTTTTATTTCACGTTGGCTTTTCGATGTTGAGATTTTCTTCAGACTTAGGAATACTTTTGGAGCTGCCGAAATGCGGCGCATCTGCCGCGAAGTGCCGCTTGAGCGCTGGCACGATGTAGCAGAATCTAAGGTTAAATTCACCTATTTTTTCCGGCTTTGGATTGATCTGCTTTTAATTGCTAAAAAATACCGCAATGCAAAAAACTGA
- a CDS encoding 6,7-dimethyl-8-ribityllumazine synthase gives MATVNLSDYKPLQINDAGSFRIGIVVSEWNDFVTHNLRDAALQVLQTEGVSAENISVYTVPGAFELNYAAMQLCKEGVFDAVIAIGCVIRGETPHFDYVCSAVAQGIKDCNILTDVPTIFCLLTDDTKEQSLARSGGTLGNKGVEAAVTALQMIAFKQNLSAKKSNIGFGT, from the coding sequence ATGGCAACGGTAAATCTTTCCGATTACAAACCATTACAAATAAATGATGCCGGTTCTTTCAGAATTGGCATTGTTGTTTCGGAGTGGAACGATTTTGTAACCCACAACCTTCGTGACGCAGCACTTCAGGTACTTCAAACCGAGGGAGTTTCCGCGGAAAATATCAGTGTGTACACGGTACCCGGAGCTTTTGAACTGAATTATGCAGCGATGCAGCTGTGCAAGGAAGGCGTATTTGATGCGGTAATTGCGATTGGATGCGTGATTCGGGGCGAAACTCCGCATTTCGATTACGTCTGTTCGGCAGTGGCACAGGGCATCAAAGACTGCAATATCTTAACCGATGTTCCGACGATATTCTGTCTTCTTACCGACGACACCAAGGAGCAGTCACTCGCCAGAAGTGGCGGTACGCTTGGCAATAAAGGCGTGGAAGCGGCGGTAACGGCTCTGCAGATGATTGCATTTAAACAGAATCTTTCCGCTAAAAAATCCAATATCGGATTCGGTACTTAA
- a CDS encoding TPR domain protein has protein sequence MAKITTRPDKHELEGKETVEVFKDLDRGALDTERFIEKHAKTLITVFVALVVAVLGYFAYEQFYVGPRNEEATLSYLAAQKNLADGKEELALGGKTAANPGYLGTYNEFSDTKVGKLSAYNAGLLKFKEGKYQEAFDLLDKFSSKNDILMALKYGAMADAQLNLNKNEDALSLLDKAMSSSDDPYTSYYFTRKAGLVALALKKKADAKKYFSAIDEKYQDYDNGMSDAYIEMVKYY, from the coding sequence ATGGCAAAAATTACAACGCGCCCCGACAAACACGAACTCGAAGGAAAGGAAACCGTAGAGGTTTTCAAAGACTTAGACCGCGGTGCACTGGATACTGAAAGATTCATCGAAAAGCATGCGAAAACGCTTATTACTGTTTTTGTCGCGCTGGTGGTGGCTGTGTTGGGATATTTTGCATACGAGCAGTTTTATGTGGGTCCACGTAACGAAGAGGCGACTTTAAGTTATTTGGCAGCACAGAAAAATCTTGCAGACGGTAAAGAAGAATTGGCACTTGGTGGCAAAACCGCTGCAAATCCAGGCTATTTAGGTACCTACAACGAATTTTCAGATACCAAAGTGGGTAAACTTTCTGCATACAACGCCGGATTACTGAAATTTAAAGAAGGTAAGTATCAGGAAGCATTTGATTTGCTCGACAAATTTTCTTCGAAAAATGATATCTTAATGGCACTGAAATATGGCGCGATGGCTGACGCTCAGTTAAATCTTAATAAGAACGAAGATGCGCTTTCGCTTTTAGATAAAGCTATGTCCTCGTCAGATGATCCGTACACGTCATATTATTTCACCCGAAAAGCTGGTCTTGTGGCGCTTGCTTTAAAGAAAAAGGCTGATGCAAAGAAATATTTTTCGGCAATTGACGAGAAGTATCAGGATTACGACAACGGTATGTCCGACGCTTATATTGAAATGGTAAAATATTACTAA
- a CDS encoding neutral zinc metallopeptidase: MKWTNDRSGNVDDRRGSGGGGGMLVGGGLGSLIIAAIIFFLGGDPSAILSGSGATTQQTEQRDLTAEELQVREFVQMITVENEQSWDKIFQENGMQYQPAKVVMFEGVTQSGCGTAQAAMGPFYCPADQTVYMDMSFFAELQQRFGATVTEFSVAYVMAHEMGHHVQNLLGTLQKTEQLRASGRYSESDMNKVSVATELQADFYAGLWARYTDSREKFLEPGDLEAAISAAEAVGDDNIQKRSQGYVNQEAFTHGSSAQRKEWFMKGYNTGDIRQGDTFNTLLK, encoded by the coding sequence ATGAAATGGACAAATGACCGGAGCGGAAACGTAGACGACCGACGCGGATCTGGAGGCGGCGGCGGAATGCTCGTTGGCGGCGGACTCGGCTCACTGATCATCGCAGCTATAATATTCTTTCTCGGAGGCGATCCTTCAGCTATTCTATCAGGTAGCGGAGCAACTACGCAACAGACCGAGCAGCGCGATCTTACCGCTGAAGAACTGCAGGTGCGTGAATTTGTTCAGATGATTACGGTCGAGAACGAACAGTCGTGGGACAAAATTTTCCAAGAAAACGGCATGCAGTATCAGCCCGCAAAAGTGGTCATGTTCGAGGGCGTAACGCAGTCTGGCTGTGGTACGGCGCAGGCCGCGATGGGACCGTTTTATTGCCCGGCAGACCAGACTGTTTACATGGATATGAGTTTTTTCGCAGAATTGCAGCAGCGATTTGGAGCAACCGTTACTGAGTTTTCGGTGGCGTACGTTATGGCGCACGAAATGGGTCATCATGTGCAGAATCTTTTGGGTACACTACAGAAAACAGAGCAACTGCGTGCAAGCGGACGATATTCTGAAAGCGATATGAACAAAGTGTCGGTCGCCACAGAACTTCAGGCAGATTTCTATGCAGGCCTTTGGGCAAGATATACGGACAGCCGTGAAAAATTTCTTGAACCCGGCGACCTCGAAGCGGCAATTTCTGCGGCAGAAGCTGTAGGTGACGATAATATTCAGAAAAGATCGCAGGGCTACGTAAATCAGGAAGCATTCACACACGGCAGTTCTGCACAGCGTAAAGAATGGTTTATGAAAGGGTACAACACAGGAGACATTCGTCAGGGAGATACTTTCAATACGTTACTGAAATAA